TTTGTCCCAACGTGAATCAGATCCTGCAGGACGTTCTTCTGCTATGAACTCATCTACTAATGCTGCAGAAGGCTGCATTTTGTACCAACCACCACTGGCAGGCAGGTCCGGACCAAAGAAGTTGGCCAATACATTACCCATGTTGGCATCTGTACCTTCACCGCTGTTCCAACGTCCGGATTCGTCACCGAACTGGTCGTAGTTCAATTCAAAGATAGATTCTTTATTAAATTCAGTATCATCGCGGAAGTTGTCAGCATAATCTTCCATCAAATCGTATGAATAAGGAGCCTGCATCAGTTTTCCTAATTCTGTTTTTGCATCTGCATATTTCTTCTGGAACAGATAACTCTTTCCAAGGAAAGCAATAGCAGCCCCTTTGGTTACACGTCCGTTTTCAGTAGCGGGACGGCTTTCGGGTAATAATTCGATCGCTTTTTTCAGATCGTTTTCAGCCTGTGCCCAAACTTCTTCTGCAGAAGACATTTCTTTTGCTATATCCAATGTGGAAATGACCGGTTCCGTACGGATGATAGCCTTGCCATAGTTAATCGCTAACAGATAGTAATTAAATCCTCTGAAGAAGTAAGCTTCACCACGGATAGGATTCTTTATTTCATCTTTTACGGGGCAGTCTTCTCCTGTATTTTTCAAGAGTACATTGGAGCGTTGTATTGCAGTGTATAAATAATCCCAAGGGTTACCGTCTGTTTCCGGTGAGTTATTGAATATAACATAATCCCATGTGAACTTTTCTTCACCGACAGTTGTATAGATATCGTCAGCTAAACTATTGTTAGGGGCCTGAAAACAGTTGTATGCTCCGTAATAGCCATAGACACTGGCGCGAACTCGGTTATAAACAGTTGCTATAGCGGCATCCAGGTCATCAGCACTCTGCCAGTATGTAGCGTCTGTGGGACGGTTAGGA
This is a stretch of genomic DNA from Parabacteroides chongii. It encodes these proteins:
- a CDS encoding RagB/SusD family nutrient uptake outer membrane protein, encoding MKTTKIKNYLLALAASSVLCSCNESNFLNEVNPNRPTDATYWQSADDLDAAIATVYNRVRASVYGYYGAYNCFQAPNNSLADDIYTTVGEEKFTWDYVIFNNSPETDGNPWDYLYTAIQRSNVLLKNTGEDCPVKDEIKNPIRGEAYFFRGFNYYLLAINYGKAIIRTEPVISTLDIAKEMSSAEEVWAQAENDLKKAIELLPESRPATENGRVTKGAAIAFLGKSYLFQKKYADAKTELGKLMQAPYSYDLMEDYADNFRDDTEFNKESIFELNYDQFGDESGRWNSGEGTDANMGNVLANFFGPDLPASGGWYKMQPSAALVDEFIAEERPAGSDSRWDKRMYTTMYFKYSDYNDTKADETWYNDVDFDPMWQVALGKKLLGGKPDYPTIDGKEGRFLLKKYSAWWSKSGCSFYGGETTWSSRKMNYRVMRFAEVLLMYAEACAQTNDIAGANAALKRVRDRAGLAEKTFGSQADLMKEIQHQNMLELVEESTRWYYLKHWFNNDELKAFLVDQKTQGGASFTAKYRWLPVPFQEMNNNSLCTQTEGWE